The proteins below are encoded in one region of Fibrella aestuarina BUZ 2:
- a CDS encoding type III pantothenate kinase, with protein sequence MTLTIDIGNSDVVFGIHSNNVWRHIWRTPSHPAQPISFYRTILQVWLQEAKIPIDQVQNPTISSVVPALTSTLCEAMEELLAKEPVVVGPPVYPKLPVKVLRPQEIGSDLVANAVASHMRYRQTCVVVDFGTALTFTTVKADGTIAGIAIAPGLRTAIKSLFANTAQLPEVPIEEPKSVLGQNTMQSIQAGIVIGYEGLVLGMIDHIRRELDTDCIVVATGGLSKAIPSLHPHFVDVIPSLTLDGIRLIGEYARS encoded by the coding sequence TTGACACTTACTATCGACATCGGCAACTCCGACGTAGTGTTTGGTATTCACAGCAATAACGTCTGGCGGCACATCTGGCGAACGCCCAGCCATCCGGCCCAACCCATCAGCTTTTACCGGACGATCTTGCAGGTATGGCTTCAGGAAGCCAAAATCCCGATCGATCAGGTGCAGAACCCTACGATCAGCAGCGTGGTGCCCGCCTTGACGTCGACGCTCTGCGAGGCGATGGAAGAACTGCTTGCGAAAGAGCCAGTGGTGGTGGGGCCGCCCGTGTATCCTAAGCTACCCGTAAAGGTGTTGCGGCCCCAGGAGATCGGCTCCGACTTGGTTGCTAATGCCGTTGCCTCGCACATGCGCTACCGGCAAACCTGCGTGGTGGTTGATTTTGGTACCGCGCTGACCTTCACGACCGTTAAAGCCGACGGTACCATTGCCGGTATCGCCATTGCACCCGGCCTGCGAACGGCCATCAAGTCGCTGTTTGCCAACACGGCGCAACTGCCCGAAGTACCCATCGAAGAACCCAAATCAGTATTGGGCCAGAACACGATGCAGTCCATTCAGGCGGGGATCGTGATCGGGTATGAAGGGCTGGTCCTGGGCATGATCGACCATATCCGGCGGGAACTCGACACCGACTGCATCGTGGTAGCAACGGGTGGTTTGTCGAAAGCCATTCCGAGTCTGCACCCCCACTTTGTCGATGTTATTCCATCCTTGACCCTCGATGGCATCCGGCTCATCGGCGAATATGCCCGCAGCTAA
- a CDS encoding NAD(P)/FAD-dependent oxidoreductase, with the protein MNPNIPNTDRKRVVIIGAGFGGINLARGLANRPEFQVVLINKHNYHEFQPLYYQVATAGLEASSILFPLRAALGNNPNVHIRVTCMTNIRAEEKIIDTDIGPIPYDFLVLAMGADTNFFGQQNIIDRALPMKSVQEAIALRNRFLQNFEEALSVETAEELDGLMDVVVVGGGPTGVELCGTLAEMRKTVLPRDYPELDFKGMDIHLIESGGELLGPMSKESQDHSLAYLRELGVDVRLNTRVKDFDGKYVYMNDGTSLRTNNLIWAAGVKANTPNGIPAEAVGRGGRLIVNRFNQVQGFTDIFAIGDLAAMAEGETWPNGHPQVAQPAIQQGKLLAQNLTRLVRGGQMVEFTYNDLGSMATIGRGLAVVDLSFIKFQGFFAWLTWLFVHLMAILGVKNRLLIFINWMWNYLTYNQSLRLIIKPKLPKAPLDVPKERLNDSVEVAAVKTV; encoded by the coding sequence ATGAATCCAAACATACCCAACACGGATCGGAAGCGCGTCGTTATTATCGGCGCTGGTTTTGGCGGGATCAACCTGGCCCGTGGTCTGGCCAATCGGCCGGAGTTTCAGGTCGTACTGATCAACAAGCACAACTACCACGAGTTTCAGCCGCTGTATTACCAGGTAGCCACGGCGGGGCTCGAGGCAAGTTCGATTCTGTTCCCGTTGCGGGCGGCGCTGGGCAACAACCCCAACGTGCACATCCGGGTCACGTGCATGACCAATATCCGGGCCGAGGAAAAAATCATCGACACCGACATCGGGCCCATCCCTTACGACTTTCTGGTGCTGGCGATGGGGGCCGATACCAATTTCTTCGGTCAGCAGAACATCATCGACCGCGCCCTGCCCATGAAATCGGTGCAGGAAGCCATTGCGTTGCGCAATCGGTTCCTGCAGAATTTCGAAGAAGCGCTGAGCGTCGAAACGGCCGAGGAACTAGACGGCCTGATGGACGTGGTGGTGGTGGGTGGCGGTCCAACCGGCGTTGAGCTGTGTGGTACGCTGGCCGAAATGCGCAAGACCGTACTGCCCCGCGATTACCCCGAGCTTGACTTTAAAGGCATGGACATCCACCTGATCGAGTCGGGTGGGGAACTGCTGGGGCCGATGTCCAAGGAATCGCAGGATCATTCGCTCGCTTACCTGCGGGAGCTGGGGGTAGATGTCCGGCTGAACACACGCGTGAAAGATTTCGACGGGAAGTATGTCTACATGAACGACGGCACGAGCCTGCGCACCAACAACCTGATCTGGGCGGCGGGCGTAAAAGCCAACACACCCAACGGCATCCCGGCGGAGGCCGTGGGCCGCGGCGGTCGGCTGATCGTGAACCGGTTCAATCAGGTGCAGGGCTTCACTGATATCTTTGCCATTGGTGACCTGGCTGCGATGGCCGAAGGCGAAACCTGGCCCAACGGGCATCCGCAGGTAGCCCAACCGGCCATTCAGCAGGGTAAGCTGCTCGCCCAAAACCTGACGCGGCTGGTCCGGGGTGGGCAGATGGTCGAGTTTACGTACAACGATCTGGGCTCCATGGCTACCATTGGCCGCGGGCTGGCCGTTGTCGATCTGTCATTTATCAAGTTTCAGGGATTCTTTGCCTGGCTTACCTGGTTGTTCGTTCACCTGATGGCCATTCTGGGCGTGAAAAACAGATTACTGATTTTTATCAACTGGATGTGGAATTACCTCACTTATAATCAATCATTGCGGTTGATTATCAAGCCTAAACTGCCGAAGGCTCCATTGGACGTTCCCAAGGAACGATTAAACGATTCGGTGGAAGTGGCGGCTGTGAAGACTGTTTAG
- a CDS encoding sterol desaturase family protein has product MQVDDYKKAHSRPKNNGTKQLFDNPILEALSRTHILVPIGMWLVLSVFLGWYAFTYTDMSSGYIVALFGMGLFVFTIFEYVLHRYLYHLEPTTPRRAKIQYTFHGVHHEYPKDKTRLAMPPALAIFVAGAFFALFFLLMGEAAYAFFPGFLVGYSGYLAVHFIVHAYAPPKNFFKQLWINHSVHHYKNPESNYGVSTPMWDYIFGSFQK; this is encoded by the coding sequence ATGCAAGTTGACGATTATAAAAAAGCACACTCAAGGCCCAAAAACAACGGAACAAAGCAGCTTTTTGACAATCCGATCTTGGAGGCTTTGTCAAGAACCCACATTCTTGTCCCTATCGGCATGTGGCTGGTTTTGTCGGTTTTCTTAGGGTGGTATGCGTTTACGTATACCGACATGAGTTCGGGCTACATTGTTGCCCTGTTTGGGATGGGACTTTTCGTGTTCACCATCTTTGAGTACGTATTGCACCGGTATCTGTATCACCTGGAGCCAACGACCCCGCGCCGGGCCAAAATCCAGTATACCTTCCATGGCGTTCACCACGAATACCCCAAAGACAAAACCCGGCTAGCTATGCCGCCGGCGTTGGCCATCTTTGTGGCGGGTGCCTTTTTCGCCCTGTTTTTCCTGCTGATGGGCGAAGCGGCCTACGCTTTCTTCCCTGGTTTCCTGGTAGGTTATTCGGGCTATCTGGCCGTGCACTTTATTGTACACGCCTACGCACCGCCGAAGAACTTCTTCAAGCAACTCTGGATCAACCACAGCGTACACCACTACAAAAATCCCGAAAGCAACTACGGCGTATCGACGCCCATGTGGGATTACATCTTTGGTTCATTCCAGAAGTAA
- the bshA gene encoding N-acetyl-alpha-D-glucosaminyl L-malate synthase BshA, whose translation MKIGIVCYPTFGGSGVVATELGKALAKNGHQVHFITYQQPPRLDFFNENVFYHEVNIPSYPLFQYAPYESALTSAMVNVVLNENVDLLHVHYAIPHASAAYMAKMVLKARGRTTPVVTTLHGTDVTLVGKDASYEPVVTFSINESDGVTAVSENLKQETFAHFEIRRPIEVIPNFIDLSRFQRQQKEHFKLAICPNGEKLVVHTSNFRRVKRIDDAVMTFYHLREQMPVKLLLVGDGPERVRIQGLCRELGIMDDVRFLGKLDAVEEVLSVADLFLMPSENESFGLAALEAMACEVPVISSNAGGLPELNVQGVSGFLSNVGDVPDMVKNALFVLDDANLPTFKANALARAKEFELSNILPKYEAYYEQVLQESAVLNEQ comes from the coding sequence ATGAAAATCGGTATCGTTTGTTATCCCACCTTTGGCGGTAGTGGCGTGGTAGCCACGGAGTTGGGCAAAGCACTAGCCAAAAATGGCCATCAGGTGCACTTCATTACCTATCAGCAGCCGCCCCGCCTCGATTTTTTTAACGAAAACGTTTTTTACCACGAAGTCAACATTCCGTCGTATCCGCTGTTTCAGTATGCCCCCTACGAGTCGGCACTGACGAGCGCGATGGTCAACGTGGTGCTCAACGAAAACGTCGATCTGCTCCACGTCCATTACGCGATTCCGCACGCCTCGGCTGCCTATATGGCCAAAATGGTGCTGAAAGCGCGCGGCCGTACCACACCCGTCGTCACGACCCTCCACGGCACTGACGTGACGCTGGTCGGGAAGGATGCCTCCTACGAGCCCGTGGTTACGTTCAGTATTAACGAGTCGGACGGCGTCACGGCGGTATCGGAAAACCTGAAGCAGGAAACCTTCGCGCATTTCGAGATTCGGCGGCCGATCGAGGTGATTCCGAACTTCATCGACCTCTCGCGGTTTCAGCGGCAGCAGAAAGAGCACTTCAAACTGGCAATCTGCCCCAACGGCGAAAAACTGGTGGTCCACACCTCCAACTTCCGCCGGGTCAAACGCATCGACGACGCCGTGATGACGTTCTACCACCTGCGCGAACAGATGCCGGTGAAACTGTTGCTGGTGGGCGACGGCCCCGAGCGGGTACGTATCCAGGGCCTTTGCCGCGAACTGGGCATTATGGACGACGTGCGGTTTCTGGGTAAGCTCGACGCCGTAGAAGAGGTGCTGTCGGTAGCCGACCTGTTTCTGATGCCCTCCGAAAATGAAAGCTTCGGACTGGCGGCGCTCGAAGCGATGGCCTGCGAGGTGCCCGTTATCTCATCCAACGCCGGTGGCCTGCCCGAACTGAACGTACAGGGCGTATCGGGCTTCCTGAGTAACGTTGGCGACGTACCTGACATGGTGAAAAACGCCCTGTTTGTCCTCGACGACGCCAACCTGCCCACGTTCAAGGCCAATGCGCTGGCTCGGGCCAAGGAGTTTGAGTTGTCGAACATCCTGCCGAAATACGAAGCCTATTACGAACAGGTTTTGCAGGAATCAGCCGTATTGAATGAACAATGA